The Longimicrobiaceae bacterium genome contains a region encoding:
- a CDS encoding acyl-CoA dehydrogenase family protein, with translation MPSFNPPDYFDTESLLSEEEILIRDTVREWVDDNVLPVIQQAYVERHFPRELIPRMAELGIYGANLPEEYGCAGLNNVAYGLIMQELERGDSGIRSFASVQGALCMYPIYAFGSEEQKREYLPKMARGELIGCFGLTEPDFGSNPAGMVTRARKTDDGWVINGAKMWITNGSMADLAIIWAKTGELDDPSSIRGFIVPTDSPGFTARDQQGKLSLLASDTSELSLQEVHVPDEALLPGSGGLKSPLMCLTQARYGIAWGAVGAAMACYDEALRYAQARVQFDGPIAGKQIQQVRLVEMLTEITKAQLLCVQLGRLKDAGKLRPQQVSLAKRNNVNMATEVAREARRLLGANGILVEYQAMRHMANLESVYTYEGTDDIHALIVGQDITGYGAF, from the coding sequence ATGCCCAGCTTCAACCCACCGGACTACTTCGACACCGAATCCCTCCTCTCGGAAGAGGAGATCCTCATCCGGGACACGGTGCGGGAGTGGGTAGACGACAACGTCCTCCCCGTCATCCAGCAGGCCTACGTCGAGCGGCACTTCCCGCGGGAGCTGATCCCGCGGATGGCGGAGCTGGGGATCTACGGGGCCAATCTGCCGGAGGAGTACGGCTGCGCGGGGTTGAACAACGTTGCCTACGGGCTGATCATGCAGGAGCTGGAGCGGGGAGACTCCGGGATCCGCTCCTTCGCCTCGGTGCAGGGTGCGCTCTGCATGTACCCGATCTACGCGTTCGGCAGCGAAGAGCAGAAGCGCGAGTACCTGCCGAAGATGGCCCGTGGCGAGCTGATTGGCTGCTTCGGCCTGACCGAGCCGGATTTCGGCTCCAACCCGGCGGGGATGGTCACCCGGGCGAGGAAGACCGACGACGGCTGGGTGATCAACGGGGCGAAGATGTGGATCACCAACGGCTCGATGGCCGACCTCGCCATCATCTGGGCGAAGACGGGCGAGCTGGACGATCCGTCGTCGATCCGCGGCTTCATCGTGCCGACCGATTCTCCGGGGTTCACGGCGAGGGATCAGCAGGGGAAGCTGTCCCTGCTGGCCTCCGACACCTCCGAGCTGTCACTGCAGGAGGTGCACGTCCCGGACGAGGCGCTGCTGCCGGGGAGCGGGGGGCTGAAGAGTCCGCTGATGTGCCTGACCCAGGCCCGCTACGGAATCGCCTGGGGCGCCGTGGGGGCGGCGATGGCGTGCTACGACGAGGCGCTCCGCTACGCACAGGCGCGGGTGCAGTTCGACGGACCCATCGCGGGCAAGCAGATCCAGCAGGTGCGCCTGGTGGAGATGCTGACCGAGATCACCAAGGCGCAGCTGCTCTGCGTGCAGCTGGGGAGGCTCAAGGACGCGGGGAAGCTGCGCCCGCAGCAGGTCTCGCTGGCCAAGCGAAACAACGTGAACATGGCCACCGAGGTGGCGCGCGAGGCCCGGCGTCTGCTGGGAGCAAACGGTATCCTCGTGGAGTATCAAGCCATGCGTCACATGGCGAACCTGGAGAGCGTCTATACGTATGAAGGAACGGATGATATCCACGCCCTGATCGTGGGCCAGGACATCACCGGGTACGGGGCTTTCTGA